The Solibacillus sp. FSL W7-1436 genome window below encodes:
- a CDS encoding acyl-CoA dehydrogenase family protein has product MHFDLTTEQAMLQKMIREFSDEVVAPGAVERDKTKAFPVEIFKELSEMGIMGLPFPEQYGGAGADTISFAIVTEELSRTCASTGITYSAHISLGGAPLHLFGTEAQKEKYLTPICTGESFGAFGLTEPNAGSDAGGTETTAVLDNGEFVINGSKVFITNASYAKHLALTAITNRDGNKKEISAIIVPTDAEGFTIKSEYEKMGLNASNTTELILENVRVPEENLLGVRGNGFKQFLTTLDGGRIGIAAMAVGIAQGALNKAVQYAKERKQFGKALAEFQATQFKLADMEVKIQLARTFVYKAAWLKDQGRPFGKEAAIAKYYASEMAMEVCDEAIQIHGGYGYMKEYEVERFLRDAKLLEIGEGTSEVQKMVIARHIL; this is encoded by the coding sequence ATGCATTTTGATTTAACAACAGAGCAGGCGATGTTACAAAAGATGATACGTGAGTTTTCGGATGAAGTAGTGGCACCAGGAGCAGTAGAGCGTGATAAAACGAAAGCCTTCCCAGTAGAAATTTTTAAAGAACTTTCCGAGATGGGCATTATGGGGCTGCCGTTTCCCGAACAATACGGCGGGGCGGGTGCAGATACAATCAGCTTTGCAATCGTGACAGAAGAGTTGAGCCGTACATGTGCTTCGACGGGAATTACATATTCGGCTCATATTTCATTAGGCGGTGCGCCGCTGCATTTATTCGGTACGGAGGCGCAGAAGGAAAAATACTTAACGCCGATCTGTACGGGTGAATCATTCGGTGCATTCGGTTTAACAGAGCCCAATGCCGGTTCTGATGCAGGGGGTACAGAAACGACCGCTGTGTTGGATAATGGTGAATTTGTCATCAACGGGTCGAAAGTTTTTATTACAAATGCTAGTTATGCCAAACATTTAGCGTTGACAGCAATCACAAATCGGGATGGAAACAAAAAAGAAATCAGTGCCATTATTGTTCCGACCGATGCGGAAGGATTTACGATCAAGTCGGAATACGAAAAAATGGGCCTGAATGCTTCGAACACAACAGAACTGATTCTAGAAAATGTCCGCGTACCGGAAGAAAACTTGCTTGGGGTCCGTGGAAATGGCTTTAAACAGTTTTTAACGACGCTGGACGGCGGCCGGATCGGTATTGCGGCAATGGCTGTCGGAATCGCACAGGGCGCATTAAATAAAGCCGTACAGTATGCAAAAGAACGCAAACAATTCGGAAAGGCGCTGGCGGAGTTTCAGGCAACGCAGTTTAAATTGGCTGATATGGAGGTAAAAATACAATTAGCACGTACATTTGTCTATAAAGCGGCATGGCTGAAAGATCAGGGGCGTCCATTCGGAAAAGAGGCTGCGATCGCAAAATACTATGCTTCCGAGATGGCAATGGAAGTTTGCGATGAAGCCATTCAGATCCATGGCGGCTACGGCTATATGAAAGAATACGAAGTGGAGCGCTTTTTACGTGATGCAAAACTATTGGAAATCGGTGAAGGAACGTCTGAAGTACAGAAAATGGTAATTGCAAGACATATATTATGA
- a CDS encoding c-type cytochrome: protein MRNNPLIPYVLIMAFGIGLIFFMSFEGAADKNSADGDHSGETAELNGEDIAQKNCISCHGGDLTGGGGPSIVGLDAEHIKDYALNGSESGAMPPILKNEAEADAVAEYISGL from the coding sequence ATGAGAAACAATCCACTTATTCCTTACGTACTTATCATGGCATTCGGTATCGGACTAATTTTCTTCATGTCATTTGAGGGTGCAGCTGATAAAAATAGTGCGGACGGCGATCATTCAGGGGAAACTGCTGAATTAAATGGTGAAGATATTGCTCAAAAGAACTGTATTTCGTGCCACGGTGGTGATTTAACTGGTGGTGGAGGTCCTTCAATCGTTGGATTAGATGCTGAGCATATTAAAGATTACGCATTAAATGGTTCGGAAAGCGGCGCAATGCCACCAATTCTTAAAAATGAAGCGGAAGCAGATGCAGTAGCCGAATATATTTCAGGTTTATAA
- a CDS encoding tRNA (adenine(22)-N(1))-methyltransferase — translation MNAQKLSKRLETVASFVPTGAIVADIGSDHAYLPCYLVHKGIAARAVAGEVVKGPYESAVKQVRTEGLTDKITVRMADGLAAVEEADEITAVTIAGMGGPLIVSILEKHPEALKTVTRLILQPNIHAKAIREWAMANGWAIQDEVILEEDGKIYEVLVLQRGEMELTEAQTLLGPKLMETKVPVFIEKWSREIANWQRVQQAISEAEKTPENQEKYEQLTHYIKMVQEAIA, via the coding sequence ATGAACGCACAAAAACTTTCAAAACGACTTGAAACGGTCGCTTCATTTGTCCCGACAGGAGCAATTGTTGCGGATATCGGAAGTGACCATGCCTATTTACCATGTTATTTAGTGCATAAAGGAATTGCTGCCCGTGCAGTAGCGGGTGAGGTTGTAAAAGGACCTTATGAATCAGCTGTAAAACAAGTTCGCACGGAAGGCTTGACGGATAAAATTACCGTACGCATGGCGGATGGGCTGGCGGCTGTTGAAGAAGCGGATGAAATTACGGCTGTTACAATTGCAGGGATGGGCGGACCATTGATCGTGTCCATTTTGGAAAAGCACCCTGAAGCTTTAAAAACGGTAACCCGATTAATTTTACAGCCGAATATTCATGCAAAAGCAATCCGTGAATGGGCAATGGCAAATGGCTGGGCAATCCAGGATGAGGTCATTTTAGAAGAGGACGGAAAAATTTATGAGGTCCTTGTATTACAGCGCGGTGAAATGGAATTAACGGAAGCGCAAACGCTGCTTGGACCAAAGCTGATGGAAACGAAAGTACCTGTTTTCATTGAAAAATGGTCACGTGAAATCGCAAATTGGCAGCGAGTTCAGCAAGCGATTTCAGAAGCGGAAAAAACACCTGAAAATCAGGAAAAGTATGAACAACTTACTCATTACATTAAAATGGTACAGGAGGCGATTGCGTGA
- a CDS encoding Nif3-like dinuclear metal center hexameric protein produces the protein MKSVNGNEIIQLFESWSPKKYACMPNDPIGLAIGTLNKPVTKVLVTLDVTNEVVDEAIDNGCELIIAHHPPIFMKLSNLRTDNPKGALYEKCLKNDIAVYAAHTNLDVAPGGVNDLLADALQLEDRKTLEVTFEEKMMKLAVFVPVDDADALRDVLAKAGAGRLGHYEACSYTLQGKGRFRATEGADPAVGEIGELHIEEEEKVEVVFPQSMKNKILKAMLNNHPYEEPAYDLFTMDVDTNAQGLGRIGKLKEPMTLREFAEFVKVQLDVPCLRAVGPLDRTVRKVAVVGGDGNKYIRTAKFAGADVFVTGDIGFHMAQDAEVDGLSIIDPGHHVEKVMIKGVAEKMASLCADQKLPVEFIQSKINTEPFQFI, from the coding sequence GTGAAATCCGTAAATGGCAACGAGATTATTCAACTGTTTGAATCATGGTCACCTAAAAAATATGCATGCATGCCGAATGACCCGATCGGTTTGGCCATTGGTACGTTAAATAAGCCCGTTACGAAAGTGCTTGTCACACTGGATGTGACAAACGAAGTCGTTGATGAGGCGATCGACAACGGCTGTGAGCTTATTATTGCACACCATCCGCCGATCTTCATGAAGCTTTCGAATTTACGCACAGATAATCCGAAAGGGGCACTGTATGAAAAGTGCCTGAAAAATGATATTGCCGTGTATGCAGCGCACACGAATCTTGATGTAGCACCGGGAGGCGTCAATGATCTGCTGGCAGATGCACTGCAACTGGAAGACCGCAAAACTCTGGAGGTTACCTTCGAAGAAAAAATGATGAAGCTGGCCGTATTCGTTCCTGTCGATGATGCAGATGCTTTGCGTGATGTGCTGGCTAAAGCCGGAGCAGGCCGTTTAGGCCACTATGAGGCGTGCAGCTATACGTTGCAAGGCAAAGGCCGTTTCCGTGCCACAGAGGGAGCGGACCCGGCTGTAGGGGAGATCGGCGAGCTTCACATCGAGGAAGAGGAAAAGGTGGAAGTCGTATTCCCGCAATCGATGAAAAATAAAATATTAAAGGCGATGCTAAACAACCACCCATACGAAGAACCTGCCTATGATCTGTTTACGATGGATGTGGACACGAATGCACAAGGGCTTGGACGAATCGGCAAGTTAAAGGAACCGATGACATTACGGGAGTTTGCCGAGTTTGTGAAAGTGCAGCTGGACGTGCCTTGTCTGCGCGCAGTTGGACCTTTGGATCGTACCGTACGGAAAGTTGCGGTTGTCGGAGGAGACGGCAACAAATATATTCGCACTGCAAAATTTGCAGGGGCAGATGTATTTGTGACAGGAGATATCGGCTTCCATATGGCACAGGATGCAGAAGTGGACGGCTTAAGCATTATTGATCCGGGACACCACGTTGAAAAGGTCATGATTAAAGGCGTTGCAGAAAAAATGGCTTCATTATGTGCGGATCAGAAATTGCCTGTTGAATTTATCCAGTCAAAAATCAATACAGAACCTTTCCAGTTTATTTAA
- a CDS encoding 4-hydroxy-3-methylbut-2-enyl diphosphate reductase — protein MKVVKINPRGYCYGVVDAMVIARNAALDPTLPRPIYILGMIVHNKHVTDAFEQDGIITLDGENRKEIIEQVEQGTVIFTAHGVSPEIREIAKRKGLVSIDATCPDVTVTHDLIREKTAEGYDIIYIGKKGHPEPEGAIGVAPDHVHLVQSMKDIDNLSFENEKILVTNQTTMSQWDVAFLMDSLKEKFPHVEVHKEICLATQVRQEAVAEQAGATDLLIVVGDPKSNNSNRLTQVSVEIAGTPSYRISDISELQIEWLENVETVAVTAGASTPTPIVKEVISFLEKFDKNDPATHEIVRSVTLDKILPKIKAPKPVEKIMPY, from the coding sequence ATGAAAGTTGTTAAAATTAATCCGCGTGGATACTGCTATGGGGTAGTAGATGCGATGGTCATTGCACGCAATGCCGCACTTGATCCGACATTACCAAGACCAATCTACATTTTAGGTATGATTGTACACAATAAACATGTTACCGATGCATTTGAACAAGATGGCATCATTACGCTTGATGGCGAAAACCGTAAAGAAATAATCGAACAGGTAGAGCAAGGTACGGTTATTTTCACGGCACACGGTGTATCACCTGAAATCCGTGAAATCGCGAAACGTAAAGGACTTGTATCAATTGATGCGACTTGCCCGGACGTGACGGTGACACATGACCTGATCCGCGAAAAAACAGCAGAAGGCTACGACATTATTTATATCGGTAAAAAGGGGCATCCTGAACCAGAAGGCGCAATCGGTGTTGCACCGGACCATGTTCACTTAGTTCAATCAATGAAAGATATCGATAATCTGTCTTTTGAAAATGAAAAAATTCTAGTAACAAACCAAACGACGATGAGTCAATGGGATGTCGCTTTCCTGATGGATAGTTTAAAAGAAAAATTCCCGCATGTCGAAGTGCATAAAGAAATTTGCCTTGCGACACAAGTTCGTCAAGAAGCCGTTGCTGAACAAGCCGGTGCTACCGACTTATTAATCGTTGTCGGCGATCCAAAATCGAACAACTCGAACCGTTTAACACAAGTATCGGTAGAAATTGCCGGAACACCATCTTACCGCATCTCTGATATTTCGGAGCTGCAGATTGAATGGCTGGAAAACGTTGAAACCGTAGCAGTAACTGCAGGTGCTTCAACACCGACACCAATCGTTAAGGAAGTGATTTCATTCCTGGAGAAGTTTGATAAAAACGATCCGGCAACACATGAAATCGTACGCTCCGTAACATTGGATAAAATCTTGCCGAAAATTAAAGCACCAAAACCTGTCGAAAAAATTATGCCTTACTAA
- a CDS encoding DUF1450 domain-containing protein — MAFSFFRRNKTVALKNQVEFCITNLSLGAADVYDVLLEREDIEITESGCTSNCEICECHLFAIVNGELIKAENADKLLQNVENELEENSVQF; from the coding sequence ATGGCGTTTTCTTTTTTCAGGAGGAATAAAACAGTAGCGTTAAAAAATCAGGTGGAGTTCTGTATAACGAATTTATCGCTCGGTGCAGCGGATGTATATGATGTGCTGCTGGAGCGCGAAGATATCGAAATAACGGAATCCGGATGTACGTCAAACTGTGAAATTTGCGAATGTCATTTATTTGCGATTGTAAACGGTGAACTTATTAAAGCCGAAAATGCCGATAAATTGTTACAAAATGTTGAAAATGAGCTGGAAGAAAATTCTGTTCAATTTTAA
- the vrrA gene encoding VrrA/YqfQ family protein, with protein sequence MRPPYYFQPQAMMNQMPVAPRFPMYAPYMMRGPATGAGMFPGAGAFSGAGQFMNHMPIPPQAPMPGAAAAAGNVPKLEGFLSGANSLFNNAQKFTPYIQQAAPMFKNLPALWRLYKGFKDTSDPLESSTVSMPQQEERPRERMRERANFRGNRRVQEPVEEKITAKPSLPKIFQPPFE encoded by the coding sequence ATGCGCCCACCTTATTACTTTCAGCCTCAAGCAATGATGAATCAGATGCCGGTTGCACCACGCTTTCCAATGTATGCACCATACATGATGCGAGGTCCGGCAACAGGGGCAGGCATGTTCCCTGGAGCTGGTGCGTTTTCTGGCGCTGGCCAGTTTATGAACCATATGCCAATTCCGCCTCAGGCACCTATGCCAGGAGCAGCGGCAGCGGCAGGGAATGTACCGAAACTTGAAGGTTTTTTATCAGGAGCAAACTCTTTATTTAATAATGCCCAAAAATTCACCCCTTATATTCAGCAGGCAGCCCCAATGTTTAAAAATCTTCCCGCTTTATGGCGTTTATACAAAGGATTTAAAGATACATCAGACCCGCTTGAGTCCTCTACCGTTTCGATGCCGCAACAGGAGGAACGGCCAAGAGAAAGAATGAGAGAAAGAGCAAATTTCCGAGGAAACAGAAGAGTACAAGAGCCGGTTGAGGAGAAAATTACAGCAAAACCGTCTCTGCCGAAAATATTTCAGCCGCCTTTTGAATAA